The Ahaetulla prasina isolate Xishuangbanna chromosome 5, ASM2864084v1, whole genome shotgun sequence genomic sequence TTAATTACGGGTCGTCCTAGACTTACAATAATTGAGGCAacgtttctattgctaagcaagacaactgttaagtgaattttgccccgttttatgacctttcttgccacagttgttaagtgaattattgcagttgttgagCTAATactaccgttgttaagtgaatctggcttccccattgactttgcttgtcagaaggtcgcaaaagggatccaGGGACAccccaacagtcataaatacatgccagatgcCAAGTGACAAAATTTTGATAAGTGTAAAAAACGGTTATAAGCCACTTTTTCcattgctgttgtaattttgaaaagtcaccaaacaaatggttgttaacttgaggactacctataatgaatCATAGGAAAGTATATTCAACTTGAAGAAATTTTACTGTATGATTAAAATCTAGCTCTATTAGCATTTTAATTTCCAGATTAAAATTCCAGGTCAGCTTTTTTATCACGTGAGGAAATGCTTTCAACCTCAGCCGGATTCTTATTTCTAAATTATTCAGATTTGTTAGTCTTTGCATTTCGTGTAATGTAATGTGTTTCTATTCTATGATAGGCCAAAGGTGAATTCATATTGTGTTTTCTTTCCTTAGGAATCCTTTGTGTAGCTGACCAGTGCCACGGCTTACGAGAGCTGGCGTTGAACTACCATTTGTTAAGCGATGATCTCCTTCTCGCGCTGTCGTCTGAAAAACACGTCCGATTGGAACATTTGCGCATTGACGTCGTCAGTGAGAACCCAGGACAGACGCAGTTCTACACTCTGGAGAAAAGCAGTTGGGACGCTTTCATCAGACATTCCCCTAAAGTGAATTTGGTTATGTACTTTTTCTTGTACGAAGAAGAATTTGATCCATTCTTCCGATACGAAACTCCGGTCACCCATCTTTATTTTGGGAGATCGGTCAGCAAAGAGGTCCTTGGACGAGTCGGAATGACGTGTCCGCGACTTGTTGAACTGGTGGTGTGCGCCAACGGACTACGGCCCCTGGATGAAGAGTTGATCCGGATTGCCGAGCGTTGTAAGAACCTGTCGGCCATTGGCCTCGGAGAATGTGAGGTTTCCTGCAGTGCCTTTGTCGAGTTTGTGAAAATGTGTGGTGGCCGCTTGTCTCAGCTGTCTATAATGGAAGAGGTCTTGATCCCCGACCAGAAGTACAGCTTGGAGCAGATTCATTGGGAAGTGTCCAAGCATCTTGGGAGAGTTTGGTTTCCAGATATGATGCCCACCTGGTAGAGCTATTGGGGGCAAGCCCTTAACTTGGCCCAACCTTGTGGCAGCTTCAGCATAATAAGCTTCTTCGTGATGTTAGGCTGTCTCGAGCACTGTAGAAAATCAGTCTACTCCTTAGCGCTGGTTTCTAAAATCTGGGTTAAAAAAGTGACCAGGGAGGAACGAAATGTGTTCATGTGACTTTATCAttggctctcttttttttttgtcgtaACATGACAGATGCTAACGTATGTAGACATTGACATGTGTTTACATATTCAGAGGTTGCAGTTCTAAAACTGATTAAAAATTACAGTATTTTAGCCTGGCTCTTGGAAATTGACTTTGTAAGGAGCAGATACCACTTTAATGACGTAATCTGGGAAGCTGCATTGACCCAGGTCATATAACAATGAATTGCTTCAAGTTCAGGTTTATAATTCCAGATCCCAAATCATAACTGTGGGTCGTttggtgtttctgtaatgttataTGGAGCCCTGGGACACAGTAGCTGGGGTATATTTGTGTGTGAAAAATGTAAGTATTTGCTGCTTATTAAACTTCTCCAGAAAATCTAGTGGTACGTAAATTATTAGcagtatattttctttcttttttcccccctctctagagtttttttaaatgaaaatgtaatAATCATAGGGCAATAACATCTAtaataaacatgttttaaagtattTCTGAAGCCCGGTAAGCTTAATGGGAGCCATAGCCTGTATtttgggctttttaaaaattgtgtgttAATTATTTTGGAgcactgactttttaaaatatgctaTACAAGTTTTCTAAGAATGGAAGCCATTTGTGAAGGTCTTTTAGAGTAAATCCTATGACTTCCAGAGGTTGAATGGCAACTAATACGAGAAGTTGATAGTGATCAGCTTGGGCCCTCAGTGACTGTATTAGCTCGTTTAATAGAAAATGAGACTCCAGCACACACTCAAAACAATCTGATTTCAGGCACTGATTCTTCTGCTAGTCAACCTAAGGTCAATTTGGAGGTGTTGCAATGACGACAAAAAGAATGGCTTTTTAGGTGCAAACACATCCCTCTACCTTAAATCCCATTTCAAAACCTGACGTTAACAGACCAGCTTTTTAACTCTTCaccaaaatgaatttatttttttaaaaattacaagttAATGATGTTCCTTCCCGCCGCATCCTGCTCTGTATGTAAAAGAAATTTCATGGCAGTCACCTTCATGATAAGTAAGAGGATCAACAGGCTCAGCAAGTGAATGGGGTTTAGCAGGTTTTACCTTTCTGTATTAAACAGTTTTGTTAAAATGGTTAGGATTCAAACAGAGCAGGATGACTTGTTTCTCTGCAGCCAATAAATATTTTTGGCAGCTGTTTCTGTATAGGAAATATAGTATATACCAGTAAGTATAAGTgcgattgctattaaaatggaaTTTCATAAAGGGTAAAACTGctttagttcatttagtgaccactcaaaattataacagcactgaaaaagggacttatgactgtttgtcacttatgaccattgcagcatccccatgattacgtgatcaaaattcagttgtttGGAAACTGACTtgtattcatgacagttgcagtgtcccgggtcacgtgattccctttgtgaccttctgacaagcaaagtaaatggggagccagatttatttaacaactgtgtcactaagcTAATAGCTGCGTTGATTCAAATTAACAGCCATATCAAGAACGgacgaaatggggcaaaattcacttaacaaatatctcatttagataccaaaatgttgggctcaattgtggtcgaatttgaggattacctgtatatagtGCTTGAAGGACTGTCTACCCACTGACTCCTGTTGGGGTTTTTCGTTCTTCTTCAGGTGGATAGCAGCAAGGAATCGGCTGAGGCTGCCTGTGATATCTTATCCCAGCTTGTCAATTGTTCTTTAAAGACCCTTGGACTGATTTCCACTGCTCGACCGAGTTTCATGGATTTACCAAAGGTACTGAGTGGATTTTTAATCCAGTGTGGTTGGTTACCATCAAGTCTGGAACAAATTGTGGCAATGCTATCCTGATCAAGCTTTCTCTTCCAAGCacacagagaaggagggagagccaCGTTAGTCCACAgtgaccaaatatatatatatcagaagatGTCTGGTAGTCCCTTTTCCAACTAACACACATCCTTAATTTTGTATCAAAAGTCAGTGCTATCAGTTCCAACAGAAGCTCTGATTCCCCCATTGCTAGTGAACCTTAAAGAGAAACCATTCACATCTTGCCAGAACAAAACTTGAGAATGCAACAAATCTATTCGTCTTGAAGATTGATTTATAACCTCTGTGTGGCCCACCATCTGACAGCAGAGCCGTCAGCAGATTCGGACAATGAGTTGGGGAAGAACTTGGacagttctggagcctggggaaggctctgatgaataCTCTGCGACGGACacagatagagccagggctgtccggcATTTCCCAGCCAGAGAGGCAGCTGTGAGGATGAAAAGGAGGAACACAGGAGGCCTGTGCCAAATGCACATATGCACAGAGcagataggagaggtgaacaacggcTAGGAAAGCAAAACAAATGACTCTGAATGGcgtctccctggctggggaataaatgggAGGAAAGGGTAGTGGTTTGGTTGTAGCAgacaacctgtcgtgtcccactcctccgctgactgccgggtcagggaaatccgaatcaggcttgcctctgcagctctgcccaaagtcctagcaaagtcctcagagcaggcaggagaccagtaagtgacttcagcaagataagtttgactttgcctgactcagagactgccagaaagcagatcctttatataggccatggggtgtggctccatgactcagcactcattaaggcctgcctccttccttctgttgcctccgcctatccagccttctgatgcaaggtcactccaatcagcagctgttagaataaaccctcctcaggctcacatgctgtggaggaggggagggtctagctgctccgtttgcctgggcatggagccagggctggggcaggagatgctccttcttctgcagtttgtgtgggcatggagccaggacttgggccggaggcattcctcagtgttcgggagcaggtaagaaggccccggctgctctgagggcgggcaagacacaacacaaccgtTCACATTTCTAGAAAGTTTGCTCCTTGTATGTTTCGTGGGACAAAGGCTGCCTTGCCAGAACTGAGGTTTGTCTAGCTCTCTGACTAAATTTTCAGCTCAGAGCCTTGCATTTATCATATCGAGCTCATAAGGACTATTGTTCCAGTTAACTCCTTGCAGGAGTcttggtgggtgaatgcaattaattcccaaagtgtaaataaaagaggtttttttttctttgcgagGAATCTGTTTTTTGCTTCTGCGAAGGccgtctgtaaagcaaaggaaagctgaagatcATCAGCAGAGTTATTTCACTCAGCGACTGCTTCACTTAACGACTAAGTTGTGAAGCCCAGTTGCTGAATGAGGACTTCCCATGTTTCCAGTAACAAATACAGTTCCTGGCTCTGAGCAGTAGAGGGAGAGTGCTCTCAATTTCAGTCTGATGTGAAGGAGAGGCTGCGCTTGCCATCCTTCTGGAAcagctatcaaaaaaaaaaaaaattacattcatGCAATAAAAATTGCATGAAATCTGGAATGATGCTTAATACAAACAAAGGCATTGtgaaaaatatttccaaagaaCATTGGAATGATGTTCTTCCAAAGaatgattggggtttttttttcaatcatttcCCCACAAAAATAGACTTCGCATCTGTCCAGCTTGAAAAAGAAGCCCAACAGATCCGTTGGGCtcttgccaggaaaaaaaaaagtcaagacttGGCAAAGCTTAGAAATGCAGCCCTCGTGCCCGGTGGCATCTGTCAAGCGGGTTAAGGCACACAGGTTTCTTCATGGCTCTCAAGATTCACCACAGATAAGGATGCATTTGCGGTTGTCGGAACTGGCGAGTAAAATTCTGAACGGTGATGGAGATTTCTAGCTGTCGGGTTTTTCTTCACAGACCATCGCCCAAGAAGTACTGCAGAAACTGCACATTTTCCAAGGGTCAGGATTGCTGTGCTGTGCTGAGCTTCCTAAATTTGGATGTCaggttcaagaagagattgaactgccatctgtcacaaatggtgtagggcaggggtttgcaaacttggctcttttaagacttgtggacttcaactccctgctggctgaggaacttctgggagttgaagtccacaagtcttaaaagagccaagtttgcagaccccggtgtagggtctcctgcttgggtgggggggttggactagatgacctacagggtcccttctaactctgttatttgtTTCTGTTCTTAGATAGGATGTGGGAGGCGGAACACTTAATGCAGTTGTTAATCTGTACCAAATATCGATGTATGGCTACACAGGCACGTGCCAAAGTTTACAATCCTCCATGTACCCATCTCGGGAAACAAGTCAACTAAATATCAAGTATGCGTTAAAAGCCTGTGTACCATTCTCTGTATTCAGTCTTCTCCTGCAGAGGTTTACTAGCTTACTTTCTGTggggtcctcagtgctctctggCCTCGggggttttcttgaagacgttttattaccaaactaggtaacatcatcaatgtctGCTTACTTTTGTCAGACAAATTTCCCACTGCTAACAGGTTCAAGGCACCTTTGTTTTTGATCCATCCAGCATTCTATAAACGTGCCATTCAAGACATTCATCAAGGAAGAGATACGCACAATTTCTAGCAACTTAATCTGACGTTCCCCTACCTCTACTTTAGACTACAATTCCAATCATCCACAGCCACTGATCCTTGTGATCCTACCGCACTGCTATCCGCCAAAGCTTGATTCCACTGAAACAGACCATAATAGAGGTAAATTAAAGACCCGGTTAAAACCATCCCGTTCCTTACGCTGCACAAAACCAGAGTTTTGGTGAGACGGGTCCCATCTTGCAAAGGGACTCAGCCCACCAAGAGTAGCttaaaaaaggcaaaaattaTACCTCGAATTTGGTAGCATTTGAGTTAGGCAACGGGATTTCTTCATATGCTATTTTCATGTAAGGGTATTTCATGGGCAAAAACCAATATTCCAGATTATAAAACAAGTAAAACCGATGATCCAGGACTACCTCCTCAAGTATCTTCAATAGGTTAAGGAAGAACTCCTTCACCGAGTGATACGGTTTGAAGGGCAAGTAGAAATTCCTAATAGCTAACGCCAAGGATTTGTTTCCCAGCGGTCCAAAGAGAGTCGTCTCATTGCCCAGGCAAACAGGCTCTCCGCTGAAGAGAGTAATGGTCGTGTAATTCGTCTGCATCTTCTTGAAAACGgcccccagctcagccagcttcTGGTAGGTCCGTAGTACGAATTTGGAGCATTCATAAGCTTCAAACCAGACACGGGAATTTTTTTCTGGGCTGCTTTTGACCATCCAGGTCTCATAGTAAATGCCAGTTTCATTGTCGTAGTCCACCCATTTTGCCATTTGATTGAATATAGCGCCTGAaaacaggagggggggggggaaaacaccGTTGTGTTTTAGAAACTTACTTGCACAACTCTGCAGATTCTAGTTTACAAAATAATCCAAACTTAGGGGCTGGTGGAAAGATTTACAACGTTTGTTATTTTgcagcatcatttttttttattatttttattttttttggtaattCACTGGGCATCATCGGGAAAGCCTGACATGTTTATTTAGGAAGTCCAGAACCTCATCATTTACAGCCagatcttgacttacaacagtttgtttagtgactattcaagcttacaacgggactgaaaaatGTCACT encodes the following:
- the CLN5 gene encoding ceroid-lipofuscinosis neuronal protein 5, which produces MGLRTMPRLLPPLLLLVFLAPGGRAKVCEAEGRWPVPYRRFDGRPRPDPFCQARYTFCPSGSALPEMRETDVLAVYRLQAPVWEFKYGGLLGHLKIMHDAVGFRSSLTGKNYTMEWYELFQLGNCTFPHLRPENPAPFWCNQGAACFYEGIDDAHWKENGTLVQVTTISGAIFNQMAKWVDYDNETGIYYETWMVKSSPEKNSRVWFEAYECSKFVLRTYQKLAELGAVFKKMQTNYTTITLFSGEPVCLGNETTLFGPLGNKSLALAIRNFYLPFKPYHSVKEFFLNLLKILEEVVLDHRFYLFYNLEYWFLPMKYPYMKIAYEEIPLPNSNATKFEWNQALADSSAVGSQGSVAVDDWNCSLK